One segment of Tenrec ecaudatus isolate mTenEca1 chromosome 1, mTenEca1.hap1, whole genome shotgun sequence DNA contains the following:
- the FNDC5 gene encoding fibronectin type III domain-containing protein 5, with the protein MQAARGGAGRPRRAGRGLERERDRPPGAGAASPCAAPGRRAGGAAMRPGPPRAWPPHARAALRLWLGCVCCALVQAESPSAPVNVTVRHLKANSAVVSWDVLEDEVVIGFAISQQKKDVRMLRFIQEVNTTTRSCALWDLEEDTEYIVHVQAISIQGQSPASEPVLFKTPREAEKMASKNKDEVTMKEMGRNQQLRTGEVLIIVVVLFMWAGVIALFCRQYDIIKDNEPNNNKEKAKGPSETSTPEHQGGGLLRSKFPSQPSASSIQA; encoded by the exons ATGCAGGCGGCGCGGGGCGGCGCGGGGCGGCCGCGCCGGGCGGGCCGCGGGCTGGAGCGCGAGCGCGATCGGCCGCCGGGCGCCGGAGCCGCGTCCCCCTGCGCCGCCCCGGGCCGGCGGGCTGGAGGAGCCGCCATGCGCCCCGGGCCGCCGCGCGCCTGGCCGCCCCACGCCCGCGCCGCGCTCCGCCTGTGGCTGGGCTGCGTCTGCTGTGCGCTGGTGCAGGCGG aaagCCCCTCGGCCCCAGTGAATGTCACTGTCAGGCACCTCAAGGCCAACTCGGCAGTGGTGAGCTGGGATGTCCTGGAGGATGAAGTTGTCATCGGATTTGCTATCTCTCAGCAG AAGAAGGACGTGCGGATGCTGCGCTTCATCCAGGAGGTAAACACCACCACTCGCTCCTGTGCCCTCTGGGACCTGGAGGAGGACACCGAGTACATCGTGCACGTGCAGGCCATCTCCATCCAGGGCCAGAGCCCGGCCAGCGAGCCGGTGCTCTTCAAGACGCCGCGGGAGGCCGAGAAGATGGCCTCCAAGAACAAAG atgaggtgaccatgaaggagatGGGGCGCAACCAGCAGCTGCGGACGGGCGAGGTGCTCATCATCGTGGTGGTCCTGTTCATGTGGGCAG GTGTCATCGCCCTTTTCTGCCGCCAGTATGACATTATCAAGGACAacgaacccaacaacaacaaggaaaaaGCCAAGGGCCCGTCAGAGACCAGCACCCCTGAGCACCAGGGTGGAGGTCTTCTCCGCAGCAAG tTTCCAAGCCAGCCCTCGGCGAGCAGCATCCAAGCGTGA